The Rhinatrema bivittatum chromosome 10, aRhiBiv1.1, whole genome shotgun sequence DNA segment AAGCTCAAAGCTGGAAACATTTTTGCCAGCACAGAGACCCTGCTTTCGCAAGGCAGTATCCCTTTGTGTGCTTGTGGGATAAACATGCAGAGCCTCGGCCACACATTAGGCACAGCTAGTATGCAGCTCTTTTACTTAAGATTAATGCCTCTTAGAAGCTTAAAGTACACCCCAAGCAAAATGTACAGAAGTCAAACCGTATGAGAATGGATAAATCGTGTGCTGCATTTTTTTAAGACTGAAACATAGTTTGCTGTTCTCTAGTAATATTGACTTTACAGCGACATCTTTAAGCCCTGCAGGTGGCTTATTCCTAGATACCCTGGGATGGGTATTGCACAGAGCTGAATGTGTTATGCACCATATGAATGTATTTCAGTCATCTATGCTGATTTCAACATTGTGAAACCACTGAGCGCTATTCTATGGTGAATGAAAATGATCATATTCACGAATGTAAAGCAGCAGTCCATCTTCGTTTAAAGCAATGTTTTTGCTTTCCTGAAAACCCTCTTGCTCAGCAGTTCACGATATCTGGGCCTGCTTGTGTTATGCATTGAGCTCCTGCGATGTCCTGCAGTATGCACATCCGTGCACAGTATCGCGGAACATCAAAACGTCCACGGGTCTACAGCAGTTCTTAAAATACCTGTATGGAGGGGCTGAAAATCAGACTGCATTGATCGAGAACCTATTTGTCATAAACTAGAGAGGATTAGTCTGTGCCACCTGGGCCAATGAAGGGCTCTGAAAcaaacattttgtaaaaaaaaaaaatctttgcatcTGAAATCAGGAATCATGATAGCCACTTTATCAGCACAGGGGACATAAACTAGTTAtgtttttgtgtctgtgtgtggtaaCTCTAAATTGTTGACGCCCAATATTATAATACATATAAATAATGAATATTCTGAAGGGATACCTGCAATTTACTCTGTTTAGATTTGTAGTGCGCATCTAACGATTTTTGTCATTCATGACTTCATTACAGCTGAAACTGTGCAAAAGTAGTTTTACATCTTATTGAAATCAACCAGGGATATTTAAGTTTCCTTAAACATCGAGGACCCAATTCTGAAAGAagcattttcccattctctgaggGTAAAATCTTTGGAAAATATGGTCCTAAAATGACTTACAGAGCAGTGAACTTAAAACTCGGATCAGCGCCTTCTCTAAAGTGCCCGACCTGGTGCTCTCTTCCTGTCTACTAAGCAGATTTAGAAGAGGCCTAACAGTGCACTAAACCAAAGGAGGATGTGAAAACGGgagctctctctttccttcaatGCATTATGATgaatggggaatttttttttctgtcagaacCAATGAAAAATATTGACTTTTTCTAAATTATTACCGCATCAATTTAAAAAGCTGCTAAATTACTGCCTTCATTCggaaaaaataaatgcaatgtaAATGAAAAATAGATTCAATGGTTTCAGCATTTcctctagggaaaaaaaaaatatatatatagtttgtAATACTTGGTTAAAAGCTGAAGAGTTTTTCTGCTGGATTAGTGTTTCTTTATTGGATATTTTCTTTGGTGCATATGTGTAGGGAGCTGAAGCTTCCCTGCCTGTAGGAGGCCTGAATCCTGAAGATTTTATGTAAAAGTAATTGTAAATAATCATTTCCGTTTTCTTTACTGATATGATAGGAAACCTTTTTGCAATCTAAGATATAGGATACAATTACAAGTAAGTTTTACCTATGCTTATGCAAGCGCATGTAAGGAAAGCATTCATTAGCATtgttaggattttttttcttttacctgtaGATAATTTGTTCTGTGTTTACAACCAGCACTGACATTCAATAAGGTAGCATTAGACTAAACGatgaatagatagatagatagatattcaTTCTAGAAAATGTATCATTCAGTACGAGGTGTTCTCCAGTATCTTTAGTATCTGAGACCCCATTTTACTTCGGTAATCATTCTCAAGTCTATATTAAGGGCCATCTTTTCCAAAGAGTCTCCCATTCTATGCCTATGGACAAAATATTTGGAAAATCACCTCCTAAGATGGTTTTAGAATAATATACTGCATGTTTAGCATACCTTTCTATGATTCTTCTCTTCCGAAATACACCCGGAAGTCACTAATTCCTGAGTTTTGAAGGTTCGTGGAATCCTtgtccatttgctttttttttttttttgtaataatagTACAGAGTTAAATATAGAAGTTGTAAAATCTAATGAATCAACTTAAAAGATTCAAGGGCCATAGAGGGATATGAACTATGGAGTTTTCCCTCATATTGTGCTTGAAAATGGGGAAATGCTTAATAGAGATCGGCTCATAGATTTAAACCTTACATCAGAGCTCCCCAACTTAAGGAAGAGACAAATAAGAGCATTAACTTGTTTAGCACCTTGCACGATGCTTTCAGACCGGTGTACAGATCACATGCGTGGGCGATAAATTATAATGCACAAACATCAGCATGAACATAACAGAGCCATGTGTTGCCAGCTTGCTTACTGGTCACCTCTCTGCCATTCAGGGAGGCATTTTCTTGTCTTAAAATAATCTGACAAGCTTCTCTGTATGTGGGATGTGGAAGCCCCCAGAAGCGCATAACACATAAGAAAACATGTCTGAaatcaaaaaatattaaaagatcACATCGAGTCAACATGGTGATCAGGAGAAGTGATATTAGACATAGATGCCAAGTCATTTGAAAACTCAGATTCATAGAGCACAGGCTATTTGTCTTTAAACAAGCCCTGTGCGCTTAAACACATACAAACACTATTCATTTTCAGAATGAAACGCACAAACCACAAGCAAAGCAGCTGctagcttccttttttttttttctacaaggcTAATTTCTCTAGGCATCTGCGTAATCATCGCGGTGTCAGGGTTgcttatttttcatttaatgaaATACCACCAATTTCCCCTACACCTCAAAATGTCTACTTGGCTGAAGTTTTTAACAGTTGCTTGCTAGccttagaaagaaaaaaagaagccccTTACCTTTCTGCATCCAGAAAGCCAATATTCACGCGAAACTGCCTGGAAAGATCAATATCCACGATCTTTTCGGGTTCGTGTTCGGGGTGCAAACATAAACTGGGAACAGAGCACAAGGATCATAAAAGAAGAAGCAGGAATTCAAATCcggaggaataaaaaaaaaaatcctaagcgTGAAGGGTTAGCCTCTCCcctaagggaaaaaaaacaacaaaaaaacagagaaagaaaagcGGTCAATGTTTGCATAGCAGCAAGGTCAGGCGTTCCTTCTTTAATAAATACTAAAAGGAATCGCGATATAGAAAAGAGGACTGTTATTTCAGGCGCGGAAATTTAAAATAGTctccaggaaaagaaaaaaaaaacaacaacccccaGGCGAGCTAACGGTCCCTGGGCTGTGCAGAGCAGCGCGGCGCCCTCTTGCTGGCGGCTCGCAGGGATCCGGGGCGCTCGGCACCGCGCGCTTCTGCCCGCTTGCGCAGCCTGCCAGCCGGCATTTTGAATCCGGTTTGCTTGCAGGCGTTCAGGTATTTCGATTCGTCGCTGCCCTGGTGGGAGGCGCCACTTTTTTTTCTATACGTGCTGTTAGCAGGGAGCTGATACTTTGCCATTGCTGAGATGCAGGCTCTGGCAATCCATCCCCGATTCGTCCCCTCGCCCCCGTTTTGGTTTTCCCGTTCCGGTTGCTCCAGTTAAGGAAATCTCACCAAttttagcggggggggggggggggggggggaagagaaagttGTCACGAATTGATATTGCATATGGCTGATTATAAGGTGCACGGTTATAGAAAATGCATTTATAGCTTTCAACACTGGATCTTGCTAAAATCTATATCTCTCGTCCTCTCATATTTACATTTACCCTGGGTATATATTTAAATATCAACTTtattcatgcacacatatatacatataaaccAGTAACTACTGTGTTTCCGCAgatgtttattgttttatatacATTTCTCTATTGCGGAGCACAGATACTTTGCTTCTGCAAGAAGCAGAGCAGGGCATTAGGCATGTAATGTAAAAATAGCACCACTGGAAAGTTTGGGGATTTTTTGGATCCAATGTGTTATCTGATTATTGTTTTTAATGTGAGGCTTGTTCTGTTTGCACTGCATTGTGTAGTAATTTGCTTTGGGTCACATTTATGTGAATAGGGTGGTCTAGAAATGTAAAATGAAATGCAATCTGGAATTTAAATGCCACTGCTTTTACATCTCTACGATTGTTCTATGCATTAAATACAATAATGAATGGGGACAGCGATTTATAGCCTATGCTCAGCCACTACTATGATAAATCACTTTGACATTCCTCATATAACAGGTTATATATTATTTGTATTCAGCCACTACTATGTGCATAGCTGCTTTTTCTGTCTAATCGATTATTTTGTTTCTCCAGTCAGTATAATGGATTGATAATTCAATTCACAGCGTTATGCAAGCTCAGTTCTGTATTCTCAATGCAAACGAACTCTGCCTGCATCCCACTTCTATTTCTCTGTAATTGAGCTCCCAGTCATCCCAGTACTGTGTAGGTAGTTTGTTCCCTACCTGGCCTGTTACTGTTGCATCACTATTTGTTATTTTGCAGCagcgactggtttgcagcccttgacGCTTATCATTTGACTTGCCTGAGCGCCCACAGTACTTTCAGTAAAGCAATAAAAGCGCCTATCAGGCAAGTCGGGATAGGAGGCACTTGTGCTGTATCGAGTCCTTTGCTCATTTTCAAATCTTGCAAGTTTTCAGGTACCAGTCCTGTCAGGAATCACCTTAGATCTGCGAGTACTTTCAGCGCCCAAATCGACATTCTCCCTGCTCGATGAAGTACATACATTCAATTCCAGCATTGCTACAGGGAAAGGACTTTCTACACCTGGCCAGGACAGTTGTAAATCTCTCTGCTCTTGGGATCCCTTTGCAGTTATCGACCAAGGCGACCTGAAAAGTTCAAGTTCACTTTCGGGAAACTGTCATTTTACTGATGAACACGTTTACAAAACTAAACCCTGAACCCAATGATCGTTACTGGAGTTGTTTCATTTGGGCAGTAAGCAAAGAACACAATAATGCTTGGACGAAAAAAGCTCACCTAGAAGGTGCCTATTTCAAATGGGACCCCATTTTCTCCATAGTCAGAGAAAGGAATAAAATCTTCAGCAAATCGGCCCCCTTACATCGCAGAACTCACCCTGGCCTGCACAAGTTCTGTAAAGGAAatgactgaaagaaaaaaaaaatgcatcgcACTCGGAGCCAggatttaatacattttaatcgGTAGAACAGTGATGAAAAATGAAATGCAAGGTGTTTGTATCTGACAGGTTTGTTATTCTCTAACAAGCAGTGGAGCTGCCCTGAGCTGACAGTCTCTCCCGAAGCAAACTACAACCTCTTAAGATGGCAGGAAGGAAAGATAGGACccggaaggctttttttttttaattattattattatcatttttaCAATGATGTGGTAAACACGATGGGGAAAAAGGACTCCCTGTCCTGTAGCAATAAATATGCATCTGCTTGGGCAGACCTGAAAGACCCTTGGGAGCTCTCAAATTTTCCTAAGAGGCCAAGCATGGGTGGGAAACgcaccatcttcttttcttaCCCACAAAACCAACTCAGCAGGAAGGGAAAGTGACCTTGAAGCTGGCATCAGACATTCTGGGCACGAGTGGGGCTTGGGGATGGGAGGGCTCCGGCAAAGCCGTGTCTGGGAATATAAACACCGACCTTACAATCTCTCCTCGTGTTCGGTTTATTCTGAATtacaaaagaaaagaggaaacgaaaaaggaaagcaaaagaagGCAATTGTAACAGTCGTTCCCAATAGTCTCAGCAGAGCGAAGGGCGGGCGCCTGGGCTTCCTGCCTGCGGCGCTACAGGCCGGCGGCCTGGGCGCCCGCGTGCTCGTCCAGCCACTTCGCCACCTCCTCCCGCTTGTACAGCCGGGCCAGGTCGCGGGCCGTGGCTCCTCGGTGGTTCCGGCGGCCCACGCTGCTCCGGGAGTGCCGGGCCAGGGCCTCCACCACCCCGAGGTGGCCCTCCTGCGCGGCCAGGTGCAAGGGCAGGTTGCCCTCCCTGTCCTCCAGGTTCACGTCGGCCTGAAACTGCAGGAGAGTCTGTACAGTGTCCAAGAAGCCGGCCCTGGCCGCGTCGTGCATGACGGCGAAGCCGGTCCGGTCGCGCAGGTTCGGGTCGGCGCCTCGGTGCAGCAGCCGCCGGGCGATCTCGGGGTTCCCGAGCTTCATCacctgggaggagggggaggaagaagaaggaGAAGGAGTACAAGGGGTTTGGAACGCTGCGCGGGTCAAGGTTACGCGGGCAGTGAGCGAGGGCAACACTGGACTAAGATGCGACCTCACCCCCAAGGCCACTGTTTGCGGGAGCTTACCTGGGCGAGGGGCAAGGTGCGGGCTACGACTCCCCAAGTCTTATTACTTAaaaaaacatcaataaataaaatagacgaGGAAAAACATTCTTAtatcttcatatatatatatgcatgcaggGCGGGTAATGGATTTTTTTTACCCTAAAAGCAAAAGTCCAGCAAATAGgtcagtgtttattttatttggttcAGGAAGTGTCCTTCTGATAGCATTGCTTTATATCTACACACTGCGAGAAAGTGAAGGCAAATGCACGGGGGAGGATGTGCACACATGGATTACTTCGGTTGTGCGCCAGACGTCAATAAAGCAAGCTCCTTAGATACTTCGGTCAATATTCAAGTATTTCATTGCAGAACGATTAACAGTAATTATAAACCTTTACAATAACTGAATTTGATGCTGTTCTCCTACGCCTCTTAAAATATGTATCATTGTATGTTTGATGCCCTTTGATCATGTTGatcagctaaaaaaaaccaaaacccccacaaaaaaaacctaCTACAGGCCCCCCGAGATTatgcatacacacaggcacaggaGTGGGagtcaataaagaaattgaatttAATCACATAATCTAAACAGTTTAAATTCGCCTTGTTtattgaccccccccctccccctatacCTCATTTACATGTGTGCAATAAGTTATTTGGCTTGCACTATTGCTCCACTACTTGCTGGTACTGATTTTCATAATTCACGGAGAGAGTTCAGCTAGAATATTGGATATTTTACCACATCTCTTCTATTACTGTTTAGTTATTTATAAAGGGATGGCAGTTGTGAAAGAGAGATATGTCACATTAAAAATCCTGAGCTGAGATATTCCAAatgctttatttgttttttcttggCTTTAGCTCATTAAATTGGTAATGTCTTATGACTGGCAAAAATAGCGTTTAGATCAGATCAGAACTAGATTCCTCCCACAGACTGAAATATTTCGTGCACCCCCCCCAGGCAGAAAAGAAGCCTGCTATAGCCACAACACTGTGAAATACCGTGAAACAGCGCAGGAAACTGCTGTGCAGAATAAAATGTAGCACTTCATTTGGAAATGTGTCTCCTTCAGCTCACTGCACAGTGCAGAAAAATCCAATATAATAAAAAGAGTGCACCCCGATGTAGAATATACCTGGCAGGGGAAGCTAATTAATAGTGATGAGGCTGTCATATTTCGTTTATATTATCTTAAATAAACCAGTCATATCTAAATTATAATCTGtactcctggaaaaaaaaataaaagactggAGTTCATGCTCCATGTTCCCCCTGACCTAAAGGCTTCAGTCTCCTGCTGGATCGGTTAGTATCAAACCTCCCAGAAGAAGAACAAATATAAAAAGACACTTTTCAGTTTCTTTAATCCAGGGGAAAAATGATCTGATTGTTAAGGAAAATGTTGGTCTAGTATATTTACATAATTGTAAAGCATACAGAAAGACCTCAGCTGGGCCTGTAACGCAGTATCACTCCAGCAAAACGAAGTGCAGAAGGGAACAGACTATTTGCAATTATGGCGAAAATTCAGCTTAATTGCAGACTA contains these protein-coding regions:
- the CDKN2C gene encoding cyclin-dependent kinase 4 inhibitor C, with the protein product MADPLGNLLTSAAARGDQEQVEILLQNNANVNAENGFGRTALQVMKLGNPEIARRLLHRGADPNLRDRTGFAVMHDAARAGFLDTVQTLLQFQADVNLEDREGNLPLHLAAQEGHLGVVEALARHSRSSVGRRNHRGATARDLARLYKREEVAKWLDEHAGAQAAGL